The DNA region TCGCCCGTAACTTGGCTTTAAGGTCAGTACACAGTGTTGTAAGGCTCAGAATAAATACTATCTGGCGCAAATAATTGCTTATTAGACTTTGCATGTTCACAGCTGCAGATCAATTGCACTATACAATGGGAAAAACGGTggacccgtctgaatttagagagagacatcacgCATGAGagagacagtagaagtctgTCCAATGgtgggagacttactgtctctattgcacatgatgtctctttcaggattcagatggatcaaactctttttgTAGTGTATAATATAACCAACCAACcaacagtaaaaaattatagaagttATTTTCGAATAATATAAGAAAGTAGAATTGGCTACTGTATATGTCTCATGCAAAAAGTATAAGCCAAGAtaagtaaatgtttttttttttgtttctgtttTCCCCTAGTGAAGATAATGACATATAGGGGTGCACATCGTTAGGAGGCTATATAAACTGGTTTAAAACTGGTATACAGTATACAGGGACATAGCACACATTACTATCTTAACTTTAATTAGGATACGGAAACCACTAGTTAAAggtaatcaaaatataatatatatatatatatatatatatatatatatatatatatatatatatatatatatatataaaatataagttgcacacatttgaaaatattatatttgttaaataatttatacataacttcTTTGTTGGGTACCCTTTGTTCGTTATACCCACCTGTAAACGGTGAGGCAAACATTCAATGAAATATCGGCAATGTTCGTTTGACCATGACCATgacttttcaaataataaccacaattcacTGAAACTTAATGCTTTTTGGTGTGTTAATCGAGATTACACACAGAACACCCATAAGATACATGTCGTTCCACAAGTTTTCAGTTGTATTTAGATCCGGAGTTTACGCTGGCTCATCgagaatttcaatatttttacctCTTAACCAACATTGAATGTTTCGTATcattatcatgcataaaaatccatgATGATGTCCTATACTAGTGCCAAGGAAAAGATCTCCAAGCTATCCATCTTCCTCCATcgtgtttcaaagtttttgtaatgTATCTCGGATCCCATTTATTGGGAGAAATTTGAATGTATGCTCCCTGTAAAAACAACGTAACAAGAACGaaataagaaatgattaaaatttcaagttaatCGGAAAACGTATTGTCGGTTTTATGTTCTTTTTTTCATATCTTTAAAGTATCTCAAACAagtttttgtcacaatttgttttatttagtaatttatactgAACGTTTAACATGCCTAAAGtacgaagaagaaataatttttttttgaagccTTATCTTCTTCCCTACTTAAGAAGAGACTAATTCTTCAGCAAAATAATACCCGCCTACATATTGCcaggaatacattaaacttcctaAAAGCCTCTCATGTGAATTTAATACTTTGGCCACGCAGATCTCCAGACATTTCCCCAATCGAACATGTGTGGGATGGAGCGACGCTTAACGAATTATACAGCGCGCTCCGCGGAGTCTTAATGAACTAAGACGCCAGATTCAGTGCACCTGGGATGagatacaataagaaaatgacGATAATCTCATTATATCGATGACACGCCACATCAATGAGTGTCTTAATCAAAGAAGGGGTCCGACCAATTATTATTAGCTGGTGACACTTCTCCGCATGGTACCAAATATACTGCGTGCGGAGTATATTTGGTACTGATCCTATTCTATTGAACATGGATTCATTACTTCAAAGTATCCTTCACTAAAATTCTGGAGGTGCAAACTTTTAGTGTTGTTCCTGATACCaatggtttctttactgaaatatatcctTGCAAGTTTTGTTCACAGAGTCGATGTCTGATTGTTCTAAAAGAGAAACTGATATATgacccaattaattaattttttatttatctagggGACAAAAAACTACTACTACTtgtttttccaatttgtttgtctataaaaggagttgtttttgtattaggatttttttattgtattttcaattaagtgTATCGtttcatatttcttaaaatgtattgtaaaccatttttcggAAGCATCATAAGATTGAGCGATATTGACAATAATCTTGTTGCAATATAATCATATCCTTTTCAAAAGATACACAgtgtaaattacaattaacatGGGAATATTAAATacgcatattaaaataaattataaattttattaaaaagatcaAAACCAattgttattatgattatttacatttatttgtatagaaataaaatgttcaataatctcatcaaaatattaaacatatattcgGACAGCTAATTATGCGAGAcactacaaataaataattattatgtttgtgACTAGACATTATTCGAGGCATCGAATATATTGAGTATATTGTAGAAAGAGCGACTGAATAACATTATATGAAGTGCAGTATCATTAGTGGGATTAAGTGGGATTTTCACTGACTTGTTCCGGTTGAAGTTCAGATTCAGAGTTTTTCCTGCTGCTCGCCGTAGACCTGGTTTGATTCGAGTGTGAGTCTGGCAAGTTCGCGTCTTTCATTTTGAAAGTAGAAAACCGTTTCTTGACGAATTGTCTGAAGCCCTTGTGCCACCAGGCATAAATTATCGGATTCAACAAACTGTTCATGAATCCCAAAATTGCCAGTGGACTAGCTATCAACACTCTGATGTTCTTGCAGTACTTAGTTTCTGTGTTAAAATCGCAATTGTAGACGTACATAAGACTGGCTACAAAATATGGCGACCATGTGATGACAAAACTGCCGGTAGTAAACAGTACCACTTTGATTGCCTTCCATTTGTTTGGTGCTTTTACTGAAGACGACGGCTTCTTTCTGAAGATCTGAAGAATTCCTTTTTTCGGCAACTCATCCGATGGCTCCTCGCTTTGGTTTGTTCTTCCGCGGAACATTCTCAGATCCTTAAATCCTTCATCCTGATTAGGCCTAGTAGTGGTGTTGATTTGTTGaatttgaaagatttttttgagggcgtgaaacaaaataatcgaATACAACGCGATCACAACTATCAAAGGAATGACTCCCACTAGCACAGTAAGCAAAATGAGCTCTTTCGGCGCCAACAATATGAACCAACAAATTCGGCCATTATCTGTGTACCCGTACCAACCCATTAGTGGCATGAATCCGATTACGAGGCCAATGAGCCATGTCAGGACAATGCAAAATCTAGCCCTTTGAGGATACACCCATGACTGGTACTTTAGTCCATAGAGAATGTACAAGTATCGATCAACGGCGATTAAACCAACGGAGAGAACTGATGCAAGGGTACTTGATACTATCATGCCTACCAAAATGTTACTTATTAGAACAGAAGAGGTTAGTTATAATAAGCCTTACCGATTTGTACCGAGCATACGTAGTGATCCCTGTATTTTTTTGGAAAGACCTGGCCAAAAACAACGGCGATTCCAGTCACTAAGTCGGTGAGAGCAACATTtcccaaaaataaatatgtagacTTAGGCTGCTgacctaaaaatttaaaacgtttttttgttttattgctcAAACTATGTGACAATGAGAATATGAAGACACATGAATTGATCCAAATTGAAAGAATTGAAAGCCTGCTAGaaaattttggattttataaaattctcaatagatttgttacaaaaaatttaaaatttttagaaacagaaaattgtatgttaaaagttgtttaaattaagGTGCTAACTATAACACATTGAGTTatctttaaaaagtaaaatctggcttaaataacaaaataatatattaccattttttaagATAAGACCGCTGGAGAGTGCTACCGCAAGATTGGCAATAATGATCAGCAGTCCGATGACAGGAATGAGAAAATCGTAAAGAGCAAGGCTGGTTTTCACAGAGGAATTTTTTAAGTCCAATGTTGTGTTAACCACATTCACTAGTCGTGTGACGTTGTCCTCCATATCTACTTCTGCATGAAAAAATCAACCACAAAAATTACATGAAATGAATTCAGGAAGCTGAAAGGACAGGACGGAAGTGTATGGAAACTTTGCtatatttggaaatttaaaaactttaaaattttaatttaaggtgTTTATAATAGCaaacaatatacaattatttttattaaaaaaaataataattactaattaaatttgattttcaatataaataaattaagtattaaaaacaatacgtAAATTACTTAAAGCAATCTGAAAACTATTTACACTGTTATCCagactatttaataaaatattacttaattgttTACTAAAACTGATTCATAATCTGATACAGAattgactattatttattttgtctatcaatatttattctatgaTTAGTGTTTTCAATTGACTATCCGCGGAAATTACAAAACtgtacaattaaatatcattatatgtttatgtttttaatatcttttaaaagaaactaaaaattaaacaaaagtatgaacactatataaatatttttagtacatttaaatttcaaatgagtatttttatgtaaatttaataaatatttaaattttttttgaaacgCTCAAACATAAGTCATCAGACGATTAGTAATGGTCAAAAATTGTTGACCCAGTGGAATAAccatattgtattaaattaaataatgaaaaatttattttagtcaattttaaaaacaaataaatatttcagttgaCAATTTTATCTACTGGTATAAATTTGCCACCAGAAATAAGTTGTTTGTTTTACAGATAggttaacataaattaatctcACCgttaataacaaacaaatcaCTGGGTCACCACGAACTTGATTGAAGATCACACTTGTTGCATTTGATGTGACTGACATAAACCCGTGAGAAATATTTGGGCCAGACTAGATTTATCTACTTCCTGCAACATTATCGTCGAATCATGCAGAGCTATCCCGAAAAAAAGGTATAATACACACTGATAACGAATTCTGATGAGCACGTTGCCTTGAAATGGTGAATAACTGGGGATTTTCAGtacctaatatttattattgtatgtcTTATTGTTGTATAACTTAtgcaaattgtttaattttttgtcaagGTTAAGATTGATTAtcgaattttaatgaaaaatagaaaatatatgtgaCCTTtgacaatttctttaaataaataaatattaaaaatacccaTAGGTCAAACAAAGTGTTTTgaagattatattttaatatatattattaatagtaacaATTTCTTGTTGTAGTTTGAAATCAAAAACTTTTGATAGTCtctgaaattttattggttCAACGGAtgttataaatgaaaacattgtAAAGCTTTTCAGTATTTGGAAGTAAGTTATCCGCGAAGTACATGAGATGAATATAAATGTTCGTGTTGGGATTTGTGATTCGCCAAGTAGTTCTGAAGAGCCTCGTAtctgaaaaaacaaaatttaaaataattctaacaGAAAATAGACAATGATATTCCAACCGTGGTCCGGAGAGGTCGCGATGCCTGATGAGTCGCATCTCGTATAATTTTAGTCCTCTAATACGATTTTGGATATCTTCCATGGTGGAGGTGATGGCGGCGGGTGTCAGTAGGTCATAATGTACGGTAAACCAATGTTGTTTCGCAGCCAGCGCATCAGATGCAGATTCGAACGAAGCCTGAATGCGATGTGCTCTGGTCAAAAGCAGCTTCTTCAAATCGTTCAAGCACTCCCATCTAAAccaatcataaatattaatatactgaTTAATAAACAGGTATTTTCTTGCCTAATCTGTGAGATTTGAGCTGCGGTCAACACGGATGGATTGCCAAGCATCGCCAGATATGGTCCAAGATATTCCGGATGATCCTCGACCTCCTTTTCACGTTTCAACTGCTTTTCTGCCTCTTTCTGGAGCATTGCGTTGCGATGCTCGACGTTTTGCTCCACGTTGAACAGTGACACCGCCAAGCTGGGCGTGCCCAACTCGCGGGCCCTCAGCTGCACGAAtgcttttaactaaaatttgaaaaaaaatgttgaaatgttCACGAGAAGAAAGAACGTAGCTGAATTTACCACTTCCTTCTCCATAACGCGAATGTCATCAAGCAACTTTTCTTCCGTTTTCATTTGTTCTTCCAGCAGGTTGTACAGTATCAGATGTTTCGGTTGTTTCGCGTTAAAATCGGAGGAATATCCGACAGTCAGTTCAGGATGGAACATACTTACTTCTCCAATTTCTGCTGGAGGTGGTTTCTGAAAATCTCTACAAATACAAACGGTTACTActggataaataaataaaaagctaaCACCTGTAAGAGGCTGTTATAGCATCAGGTCCATaatggtattttattaaaatgttcctGTTTGCCAAATCAAACTCTTGTACTGCAATGTCCTCTTGATATGGAATGTTGTAATTTcgttcaaatttttgaattattttctacGATACAGTAAGAAAAATGATGACAAtggtctattttttatttcggaACAGTATACAAACCGTGATTTCTCGTCGATTGCCTTCCATTTTTCCAAAGTCAGCATGTCGAAAATAGAgtctgaaaattgaaaatattacgcttattatactattttaatagattactAACAAGTCCTCTCGGTTAGAATAATGTTCAGTTAAGTAATGTCTACTAgtctcaatttttattaatccatCGTATCTATTCACACAGTTTATCACTCTGTAATCGTCGAAGGAGTCTCTGTGATGGTGATATACGTGTTCTAAAAATGATGATTTATTCAGTTAATGTGTTATGAAacgttttttgaaataaacaaaaatactaaCTTATAACTCCGTCTTCTCGTCccgtattaaaatattcagtgactAGCTTGGTCTTTACGTCCATAATgcttttataaagtttgtcaCTTCTGTTCTCGTATATCTCCTCCACTTTATTTAAGTCTGTACAGGTGAAGTTGGCATATCGGGAAATTTTCGTTACAAGACCGTCTTGCATTACGTATGGAGCATATTGCTCAACAATGGTTCTCTTATAGTAGGTGATTTTGGCGCCACCAGGATAACGCATGCTGAAAGCTAGATATATTGAACATTGTTAGATATAAATTCAACAGTTAAAGCTTATTGGGACCGTTTGAAGTAAAATACCTTCATGCGAAATTCGAATGGGCTGTGACCAAGAACGGGCTGGCATGTCAAGATGTTGCTCATCGTACATATCACGGTTTTCCTCTTCATCATCCAGGAGTTTCTGTTCGTATTTTCTGGTGTGTTGTGGTTCCCCCACCAACAGGTGCTCCCATTTAGAAAAATCTTGTAGGTTGAACTCCAAACACTCGTTTTCTTCCTTCGGCCAAGGTTGCATGTTCacctattaaattgtatcagttAATCACcgcacaaaaaatattagtaacgTACGTAATAATTACGATGGTTCCAAATGCTTTCCACACCGAGATATACATTGGAATTCGGAGGGTAAATAAACCCGTTACTAGGTTCGACGAAGACATCTTCAGTCACTTCCTTACTCTTCTTAATAAGAACCCATCCGTGGACGCGTTGTCCTTCGTATTTGTCTCTTGGAGCCTTTTCTTCTTcctaaattgttattgtatGTAAACGCATCTATGGATATTATAAGATCAATGTTACCTGTCTTCTTTGCATTATTTCCATGTTTTTCTCCTCCTCTTCGGCAATTTTCCTTAGCCTGGCGCGGTCTTCTAGCATCAAAAGAAATTTACTTCTTAGATCCCGAGGTGGCGTGACCTCATACTTTTCATCGTCTACAGCTTCATCTTGTTTTACTTCTTCTTCCTCTTCCTCTGGGTATGGCGCCTCAATGCGCACCATAAGGTTCTCAGTGATGTCTTGTATGGCATATCCGGATACCACGTACGCGTCGTATCCAAATCCGATCAGCATTGAGCAGAGTAACGTGGCCATTTCCATTGACTGGCCCTTTTGTCGCCGACAAACCGTATCGGGGGAATATAATCGATTcggctataaaaaatatataagatttatttatttataaatttatataagcagtatatttattaattagattgaaaaattgaaatatatattaaaaaattcaaatcataaagaattataaatattcatttaataaaaattagtaatatttatcatttgtcACAAGGACGACCTCCTTCAATTTTGCCACATATTCATATCAGTTTTTATGGGTTACGACATGTTCTGTAAACGGCTCTTAACactgtataaatttctacaaaaAGCGACATCTGTAAATGAGTAGACTTAACTAGTcatattaaatagtaaatgataataattatctgcatttttacacaattgttattttaaagaatgtaAACCTAATcacgtttataatttattgcttaACATCATTAATGCGCATttcaataaactacttttttaaaacaatatacttTACTAAAAAATCAAGAGATGTCACTACAATATAAgactgtataataaaaatgttttttaaaatattttgtatatccatatttaaaaattacttttttaacaaattaaagaatttcttCTACttcagatttaaaaatattatttataattttatttcacgaaatttttattaatttttggtataaaaccaataattaatgatattaggtaaattttaattttaaaatattttgtttaaataaatatataaattataaataaatctcttCACTGTTTTATTGACCGAcatgtaatttttgttaaatatttagttataattgaaACTTTCAtcaatattaactaaataaaagctAAAGTTAAAACAGAAACAAAAGCCTCTTTGAGCGGAAGTTATTTTATCGAGTCTCCACCTGTTATAAGAGAATTATTACGGCCAATTACGCGTCCAAAACAAAGAGAACGACACAAAAACATTTAACGATAGGTGCGACTTAAAGTTTCATTGCACTTTAGAGTTTTCCGATTGAGccgaagttattttattttggccACCTGTTACGCGCCCTGCCTCCGTCTACTCtaacataataaaactaataaaacaaacaggGGTTCTTTTCAACTTCTGCCAGTCCACCCCCTACCCCCGAACGCCGCCTCCATCGCCGCCTCTCATCGTCCAGTCCTGTTTTCTGCATGTGTGTGTCTGTGATTTTTATGGCAACTTGTTGCGCCCGCacgataaatataatttt from Aethina tumida isolate Nest 87 chromosome 1, icAetTumi1.1, whole genome shotgun sequence includes:
- the LOC109595145 gene encoding glucose-dependent insulinotropic receptor-like encodes the protein MEDNVTRLVNVVNTTLDLKNSSVKTSLALYDFLIPVIGLLIIIANLAVALSSGLILKNGQQPKSTYLFLGNVALTDLVTGIAVVFGQVFPKKYRDHYVCSVQIGMIVSSTLASVLSVGLIAVDRYLYILYGLKYQSWVYPQRARFCIVLTWLIGLVIGFMPLMGWYGYTDNGRICWFILLAPKELILLTVLVGVIPLIVVIALYSIILFHALKKIFQIQQINTTTRPNQDEGFKDLRMFRGRTNQSEEPSDELPKKGILQIFRKKPSSSVKAPNKWKAIKVVLFTTGSFVITWSPYFVASLMYVYNCDFNTETKYCKNIRVLIASPLAILGFMNSLLNPIIYAWWHKGFRQFVKKRFSTFKMKDANLPDSHSNQTRSTASSRKNSESELQPEQVSENPT
- the LOC109595144 gene encoding dynein regulatory complex subunit 7 produces the protein MADPKDEGHKVGFAEVAITRSFVLEEEEHSLEEHKDELEEYLETIHSVLPEEEDFIYKYIQDYEEEYEQVYEEEYEHEEPEPFSVFTRLDKPRVLPEPIPLTTDRIKKIENELNLIKLCWPKIDHVFFEGMSDFPRNYYENTDKEKVVLTYAENFRRQFSYKYPDRKPLFLAADNECGMQKMVCTTVRPTAVAYPQISFWKDCLKFVNDFILYENLEEPTNLPNRLYSPDTVCRRQKGQSMEMATLLCSMLIGFGYDAYVVSGYAIQDITENLMVRIEAPYPEEEEEEVKQDEAVDDEKYEVTPPRDLRSKFLLMLEDRARLRKIAEEEEKNMEIMQRRQEEEKAPRDKYEGQRVHGWVLIKKSKEVTEDVFVEPSNGFIYPPNSNVYLGVESIWNHRNYYVNMQPWPKEENECLEFNLQDFSKWEHLLVGEPQHTRKYEQKLLDDEEENRDMYDEQHLDMPARSWSQPIRISHEAFSMRYPGGAKITYYKRTIVEQYAPYVMQDGLVTKISRYANFTCTDLNKVEEIYENRSDKLYKSIMDVKTKLVTEYFNTGREDGVIKHVYHHHRDSFDDYRVINCVNRYDGLIKIETSRHYLTEHYSNREDLLYFRHADFGKMEGNRREITKIIQKFERNYNIPYQEDIAVQEFDLANRNILIKYHYGPDAITASYRDFQKPPPAEIGEVSMFHPELTVGYSSDFNAKQPKHLILYNLLEEQMKTEEKLLDDIRVMEKEVLKAFVQLRARELGTPSLAVSLFNVEQNVEHRNAMLQKEAEKQLKREKEVEDHPEYLGPYLAMLGNPSVLTAAQISQIRWECLNDLKKLLLTRAHRIQASFESASDALAAKQHWFTVHYDLLTPAAITSTMEDIQNRIRGLKLYEMRLIRHRDLSGPRYEALQNYLANHKSQHEHLYSSHVLRG